In the genome of Burkholderia sp. PAMC 26561, the window CTCGTTGCGCTGGTGGTAATAGCCGATAGCGAAGCGGCCTTGATCTTCAAGGCGGAGTGTCTTCGGAAATTCGCAGCCAAGCTCTTCAATGATTTGCTGCGCTTCTTTTTCGAGCGATATTGCGAGGCCTTTGCCCTTAGGATCTTTCATCGCCTTGGACAGATGATTCTGGGCGCCTCGCATCAGAACGGGAAAGACGCCCGCGGGCATAGCCGAAGCCGATCCGTAATATCGATCCTTGATGCTTGCGCTAACTGAGTGCAATGCGGCTTCCTGAATGCTTTCCAGCACAGAAAAAAGTCGTCCGAGTAAATAACCCGGCGTAGTGACGCTTCTATCCAGACTCACAGGTACCTCCTGTTGGTGATCTTTGTTGTTGAGGCGCTGATCTCGCCTCAAAACTGCTTTGCACAATGCGGCGCGCAATCCGGAGATATCACCGTCGGCACGCATGCGCATGATTGCCGCGCTCAATAAATTTCGCGGGTAACGGTCTCCGCTAAGTATTGAGCGCATCACGGAACCCGCTAAGAGCGGTGGAACGTTTTCAGTCTTCTCCTGAGCGGCGATGGACGCAAGCAAACGCCACACGGCGGGGGGCGTTTTCCAGGGACGCGGCTCAATGGCAAGGTCGTCGTAGTGCCGCGCAAGCCGCTTCGCGAATTCGCCCAGACCTTCAGTGAACCAATAGCGCACCGAGAGCCGCGATGCGTTCGGCGATAAACCGAGCACGAATATCCGGGTCTCGGCATCCAGATTCACGTCGAGGTAACGCATGGCGCGTCCTTCCGAGACTGCATCAAGCGCCTGTTTGAGCTTCTCGGCTTCGGCGGAGTCGCTAGGCGGCGGTTCCAGCGCACTAAAGAAAAAGTCTTCCGCGGCCTCTTGCTCTTTCTGACTTTTAGCTTCCGCCCAAAACACGACACTTGCATCGCCGATTTGCACGCACTGACGATGATGCGGATCGCGCAGCAGCAGGTAATTCAGAACCGTCGTATACGCGAACGCCGCGTGTACCGATACAGGCGCATTCCCGCCGCGGTCCTTGCCATAAGAATCAAAAGCGTCGAGATTGAATGAAACGATGGACGCGCCCGACGATTGCGCGCCCCACACGCCCTTGATCGCTGGATGAAGCCGCGCTATGGGACGTGTCTCGCCGCTCACCAGACACAAGCCAAGCGGGGAGTCGTCGGCCGCGCTGTATCGCTTGATCAACTCCTGCGCTGCGGCGCGTTCGTGGATGTATTCCTGCTCACCATCCAGCCGAAACACAATGTTTGCACCGAAGATCGCCGGTCCATGTTTGACGATGGCTTCACACTGCTGCCATTGATCGGGAATCCATTCTTCGATGAACTTACGCAAGGCGACAAGGCCGTCGTCGGTGGCATCGGCGAGACGCTCCAGGTGAAGCGCCTTGAACACGCCATGCGATCGAACATTTAACGTCGGGACATCGGAGTCTTTCCTGTGCTCCACGCCGAGCACGAACGCGGTCTTGTCCCATAGGAAAAACGGCGGCGGCGCGGTGCCCGATCGCTTGAACGATGCCGGGACAGTCAGCATGACCCATTTCGATTTTTTGTCGCTGGGATCGCTCAGGCTGATGATGTCCTGAACCTTTCCGTGGCGGTCCAGCAGAATGCAGTAGCCGATCTTTTCCTGTGTCAATCCGAACGCCGGGACTTTTCCCTGCGCCGCGAGGCGTTCGTAATATTCCACGAGCGATTTGAAGATCATGCTGCACGCTCAGCGAAGCGCAGCGCAGGAACATCGATCCATCCATCCTTGATCGATGCCCTGAAAAAATGCGGCGTCATGCCGTTATCGAAATCGATGTCGTGAAGTATCCAGCCGAGATCTTTTTCGGCAATCAGCGATTGGTGCGGCGTCGGTGCTGCGGCATCGCCTTCAAGCAAACTAAAATCAGCGGGGAATTCACGCACGCCGAGACATGGCGTCTGGAAGCACTGACCTTTGCGCGCACGCCGATTAAAAATGTCGAGATGCTTGCCGATGGAATCACCTTCTTCGACTTTGTCTGTCAGCGTGAAATGTGCTTCGATCACATAGGCTACGTCTCTGAGAATAGATGCAGCGCGCTGTTGACGGTCTTCATCGACGTAGTTGGCGAGGCCTTCCAGCGTGCCTTTTTTCATGGCCGAGCGCGCGCTCGATGCCGGAATCTTGCTGGCAACTTCATTGCGGCGAATGGTGTCGAAGCGGATCTCGTTCAGCACCTGAATGCGATCGATGACCCAGCGAATCGCGGGTTTCCAATGGATGGCTTCCACAATGCCGCGCGCGGCCGAAGGTGTGATGACGTCGTAGGACACGCGCTCAACTTTCATTTCCGGGCGCGTGAACAACGCCCTCTCGCCCCTTACTAGCAAACGAATTCCGTATGCCACCGTTTTCTCCTCTATTTGACGCAGGACATCGCCGCCCGATGCCGGCTCGCGGCTTCAGGCGGACGCAACCGATTGGAAATCCGGGTTATTGAATGAGGCTGTCTGGATCGAGCAGCATCGTGCCGTCAAGCTGCAAGCCAAAACGGTCGTTGTATAAGTTCATGGTGATCAGTTGCATGAACTGCGTGCCGTATTTGTCGGGCGCGACCGGTTGAATGGCGCCACTGGCGGCAAGTGCGTCGTGCGCGTTGCGCGGAATCTGTATGAGATACGGTTGCAGCTTTCGTGCAATGCCACCGCAGCTTTCCGTGTGTTCGAGGTCTCGCAGCAGCGCCTTGCATTCGCCGTCAGCGGGAATGATCACCGGCATTTGCACGCTTTCGATCATCTGGAACTGTTGATCGACAAGCTCGAATTTAAACGCTGCGATCTCATCGGCCTCGATTGTTCCTAACAGATTGCATCCGTCAAGTTTGTCCGCGCCGATCTGCCAATAGAGCGCGCCGAAGTATTCATTGATCGCGGCGATTGATAGCGGGTCAGCCTTGGCGGCACGCATGATTTCTCGCGCTTTGTCGGCGAGCGGCATTAATGCTTTTGGTGGCGCCCAATCGGGGTTTGCCGTTGAAAAGACTTCGACGATGCTCTCTGCGCGCGATCTCTTTCCGCTTCGATTGCAGCGACCGGCCGCCTGAGCGATTGAATCCAGCCCGGCTTCGGCGCGCAACACGTACGGAAAATCGATATCGACGCCAGCTTCAATCAATGACGTCGATATAAGGCGGCACGGCTTTTCCTTTTTCAGCGTCTCGCGCACTTCGCTCAATACGCGCGTTCGATGTTTGGGGTACATCAGCGTGCTCAAGTGGCGCGCGCCTTTCTCATCTGCGATCGACGCGTAAAGCGCCTGCGCATGCCGCCTGTTATTGACGATGGCGAGCGCCTGCTCGTGGTCGCGCATGCGCTGGGTCAGGGCGTCGTCGTCAAGCGTGCCGGCGGATACTATGGTGACGCGCGCCAAGGTTTCAAACAGTGCCTCTGGATCGGGCGCAAGTTCTATCACTTCCTTGAAGCCGCCCACAAACTTCGGCGCGTTGAGGGCGGGTTGTGTTGCAGTGCATAGCACGACGCTCGTTCGATAATTGAGCGCAAGTTCGTCGAGCCCGGCTACGCACGGGCGCAGCAGTTTCAGTGGGAGCGCCTGAGCTTCATCGAGAATGACAACGCTGCCCGTAATGTTATGCAACTTGCGGCATTGAGACGGTTTCGATGAATACAAGCTCTCGAAGAATTGCACCGATGTCGTCACGATAATCGGCGCGTCCCAGTTGTCCATCACGACGCGTAACTTTGCCGCAGCTTCCGGATCCTTGCCGGGCGTTGGAACGAACGCGCTGTGATGCTCAAGCACGGCGGCATCGCCCAGATCGCCGAATGCTTTCTTGAACACAGCCGCATTTTGCTCAACGATGCTCGTGAACGGAATCACGAAAATCACGCGGTCGAGGCCATGCGCGATGGCGTGATCGAGCGCAAATGCCAAAGAGGTCAGCGTCTTGCCGCCGCCAGTTGGTACGGTCAGCGAGAACATGCCGACGCGATCATTTGTGTGCGATCGGGCGTGCGTGAGAATTTGGGCGCGGGTTATATCGAGGGGCTTTTCGACTTTGAACGTGCCTAGATGTGCGTCTAGTTTTGCGCGCAATTCAATGAGCGTCGGTTTGGGTGTGTCGCGATCGAGCGGACGATTTTCTATTTTGGAATAGAAGCGGTCGGTATCGAGGTAATCGCCATCTACGACGCACGAGAAAATCATCCGCGTCAGAAGGGACATTTGAAACTGCGGGCGGTCCGCGTTTTTATGCCATGTGGTTGGCGCCATTTCCCTCGGCGTTGCCGGCAACGTCAGGTCTTTCAGGTAGTCGTTGAACAGGGGAGGAAGATCTGCGGCTAGTCGGCCGTCGAGCGGAGTGCGTGTTCCAGGGTCGCGGCCGTTTGCCAATCCCGCGTGGTGACCTGCAATACCGTAGGCCATCATGCGGCCTAATGCGCCGTATTTTTCGGATGCAACTTTAGCGCCCCATGTGGCATGGTCCACGCGTTGACCGCCTCGGATTCGCTGTTGGTATGCGTCAGTGTATTTGCCGAGATCGTGCAGCTTTCCAGCCGTTTCCGCGAGGACGGTTGCGTTGAAATGTTTGGCCGCTTGGCCCGCGAGTTTTCCCACTGCGTTCAGATGATCTGGGAGTGTTTGCCAGTCAGTTTCGTCAGCGTTAGACGTGGAGTGTGCGTGGAAAATTCTTGTCACGGGCGTCGCCATTTGGAATGGTTGGCAGGCGTTTTTACTCGTTGGGATCGGGCGGTTTGGATCGCCGCTTTATCGATGTTCAACCTGCAATTCGCAGAGCTTACTATCGGCGGTATCTTATAAAATGAATTTATTGTAATTTTTGAGTGAGTTGGTAGGGCCGCGGAATGACCTAGCTTGATGTCATTCAAATTTCCGACTGTGTGCAGGGGGGGGGCGCGGCGTTTTGTCGCTGTGGAGCGTCGCGGTCTTGACTGTTTTTTCCAACCCGCCTCGTGAATGCTCGACGATTCGAGCGCGGTGGCCGTGTGTACTTGCGCCACTTTTAAGTCACGCGCCCGTGGGGACGCGACCTTCGTACGTCCAGACCTCCTGGATGGTTGAGTGTTTTCAACCCACGCGCCTGTGAGGACGCGACTCACCGCGCCATTACTCTTTGCCAGTTGCACCAGTTTCAACCCACGCGCCCGTGAGGACGCGACCGTTTTGCTTTTCGACGTTGCCGTCCCTACCGGCGTTTCAACCCACGCGCCCGTGAGGACGCGACACCCGCGCCTGGTGATGCCACGGGGTGTTGAGCCAGGTTTCAACCCACGCGCCCGTGAGGACGCGACTGTGACGTGCATCTCCAGGCGACGGGCTGGATCGTTTCAACCCACGCGCCCGTGAGGACGCGACTGGATCAATCGGCGCGCGAGTTGAATGCGGCGCTGTTTCAACCCACGCGCCCGTGAGGACGCGACTCGAGGGTTATGGCGGCGTCGATGTGACGGTCACCGTTTCAACCCACGCGCCCGTGAGGACGCGACCGCGCGCAATCGGGCGACGAAACTGCACTTAACGGAGTTTCAACCCACGCGCCCGTGAGGACGCGACCAGGTGTCATTGAATAGATCGCACTTGCGATATTGTTTCAACCCACGCGCCCGTGAGGACGCGACTATCAATGGCTTATGGAGCAAGTAAAGTGAGTACGTTTCAACCCACGCGCCCGTGAGGACGCGACTCATCGGCGACAAAAACAACGACGTTCTCGAAGTCGCGTTTCAACCCACGCGCCCGTGAGGACGCGACATCCGGCTCGGGCAAAGTACCTACAGCACCAAGCAGTTTCAACCCACGCGCCCGTGAGGACGCGACATCTCAACGAGAATCTCGTCGCCGTCCGTCAAGTTGTTTCAACCCACGCGCCCGTGAGGACGCGACAGGGCAAGAGTGGCGATGACGAGTGTTTTCATGGCGTTTCAACCCACGCGCCCGTGAGGACGCGACGAGCAGGCGGCTCGAGTAATCGAGCACTTCCGGCATGTGTTTCAACCCACGCGCCCGTGAGGACGCGACGATAGTTGCAGCTCCGCCAAACGTCGATGCTGGCGTTTCAACCCACGCGCCCGTGAGGACGCGACGGTACGACCCAGCCGCAGGGCTGGAACGGCCTCAAAGTTTCAACCCACGCGCCCGTGAGGACGCGACCCGAACGCGTCGTTGGCGACATTGCAGGCGCCGTGGCGTTTCAACCCACGCGCCCGTGAGGACGCGACATCGACGTCCATACAAAGCAGCACCTGTTTGCCGGTGTTTCAACCCACGCGCCCGTGAGGACGCGACGGGATGCGATGTGTGACTGATGCTTGTCAACAATCGTTTCAACCCACGCGCCCGTGAGGACGCGACGCGTGGCGCGTGCGGCTTGCCAAGCCTCCCAAGCGTTTCAACCCACGCGCCCGTGAGGACGCGACGCTGTGCTCCCTTTCAAGTTGGGATAAGCATGAATGGTTTCAACCCACGCGCCCGTGAGGACGCGACGCTGACCCAAACATCACATCCAGACCAATTGTCTTGTTTCAACCCACGCGCCCGTGAGGACGCGACGCGCACCACATCGGCCGTTACGCCGCTGTCGATGTTTCAACCCACGCGCCCGTGAGGACGCGACGCGGCGTAGCAGGGATGGATCTCGTTCACGAGCTGCCCGTTTCAACCCACGCGCCCGTGAGGACGCGACGGCACGACGAAACGCGGTCGCATCTCGCTGGGATCGTTTCAACCCACGCGCCCGTGAGGACGCGACTGCAACCCATCGCGCGAGAAAGAATCCGCCGATCAGGGTTTCAACCCACGCGC includes:
- the cas8c gene encoding type I-C CRISPR-associated protein Cas8c/Csd1 translates to MIFKSLVEYYERLAAQGKVPAFGLTQEKIGYCILLDRHGKVQDIISLSDPSDKKSKWVMLTVPASFKRSGTAPPPFFLWDKTAFVLGVEHRKDSDVPTLNVRSHGVFKALHLERLADATDDGLVALRKFIEEWIPDQWQQCEAIVKHGPAIFGANIVFRLDGEQEYIHERAAAQELIKRYSAADDSPLGLCLVSGETRPIARLHPAIKGVWGAQSSGASIVSFNLDAFDSYGKDRGGNAPVSVHAAFAYTTVLNYLLLRDPHHRQCVQIGDASVVFWAEAKSQKEQEAAEDFFFSALEPPPSDSAEAEKLKQALDAVSEGRAMRYLDVNLDAETRIFVLGLSPNASRLSVRYWFTEGLGEFAKRLARHYDDLAIEPRPWKTPPAVWRLLASIAAQEKTENVPPLLAGSVMRSILSGDRYPRNLLSAAIMRMRADGDISGLRAALCKAVLRRDQRLNNKDHQQEVPVSLDRSVTTPGYLLGRLFSVLESIQEAALHSVSASIKDRYYGSASAMPAGVFPVLMRGAQNHLSKAMKDPKGKGLAISLEKEAQQIIEELGCEFPKTLRLEDQGRFAIGYYHQRNERFRPKVSKDGTVNVPDETLETI
- the cas5c gene encoding type I-C CRISPR-associated protein Cas5c — encoded protein: MAYGIRLLVRGERALFTRPEMKVERVSYDVITPSAARGIVEAIHWKPAIRWVIDRIQVLNEIRFDTIRRNEVASKIPASSARSAMKKGTLEGLANYVDEDRQQRAASILRDVAYVIEAHFTLTDKVEEGDSIGKHLDIFNRRARKGQCFQTPCLGVREFPADFSLLEGDAAAPTPHQSLIAEKDLGWILHDIDFDNGMTPHFFRASIKDGWIDVPALRFAERAA
- a CDS encoding CRISPR-associated helicase/endonuclease Cas3, with translation MATPVTRIFHAHSTSNADETDWQTLPDHLNAVGKLAGQAAKHFNATVLAETAGKLHDLGKYTDAYQQRIRGGQRVDHATWGAKVASEKYGALGRMMAYGIAGHHAGLANGRDPGTRTPLDGRLAADLPPLFNDYLKDLTLPATPREMAPTTWHKNADRPQFQMSLLTRMIFSCVVDGDYLDTDRFYSKIENRPLDRDTPKPTLIELRAKLDAHLGTFKVEKPLDITRAQILTHARSHTNDRVGMFSLTVPTGGGKTLTSLAFALDHAIAHGLDRVIFVIPFTSIVEQNAAVFKKAFGDLGDAAVLEHHSAFVPTPGKDPEAAAKLRVVMDNWDAPIIVTTSVQFFESLYSSKPSQCRKLHNITGSVVILDEAQALPLKLLRPCVAGLDELALNYRTSVVLCTATQPALNAPKFVGGFKEVIELAPDPEALFETLARVTIVSAGTLDDDALTQRMRDHEQALAIVNNRRHAQALYASIADEKGARHLSTLMYPKHRTRVLSEVRETLKKEKPCRLISTSLIEAGVDIDFPYVLRAEAGLDSIAQAAGRCNRSGKRSRAESIVEVFSTANPDWAPPKALMPLADKAREIMRAAKADPLSIAAINEYFGALYWQIGADKLDGCNLLGTIEADEIAAFKFELVDQQFQMIESVQMPVIIPADGECKALLRDLEHTESCGGIARKLQPYLIQIPRNAHDALAASGAIQPVAPDKYGTQFMQLITMNLYNDRFGLQLDGTMLLDPDSLIQ